A genomic stretch from Mesotoga sp. BH458_6_3_2_1 includes:
- a CDS encoding TetR/AcrR family transcriptional regulator: MTSEEISTRERIFRATLEMIREGKDAHEITTRQIGDRAGVNPSLVNYHFQSKENLIGQVVGTMMGEIIGQHQRSDSTETDPEARLREILLATADAAFEFYNMSKIAIAGELKEGCRNSCQMVLPLLQEIFKDYALSDLNVIALQLMLPFHHIVVEPGLYGKYLNADFFDENQRRRKINQMVDLVLARFDKEGEQ, encoded by the coding sequence TTGACCAGCGAAGAAATCAGCACTAGGGAAAGGATCTTCAGAGCCACGCTTGAAATGATTAGAGAAGGGAAAGACGCACATGAAATTACTACGAGGCAAATAGGCGACAGAGCCGGGGTGAATCCTTCGTTGGTTAACTACCATTTCCAGTCGAAGGAAAATCTCATAGGCCAGGTTGTAGGGACAATGATGGGAGAGATCATCGGGCAGCACCAGCGAAGCGATTCTACTGAAACCGATCCTGAAGCTAGGTTGAGAGAGATACTTCTTGCCACTGCCGACGCGGCTTTTGAATTCTACAACATGAGCAAGATCGCCATAGCCGGCGAGCTGAAAGAGGGTTGTAGGAACTCCTGTCAGATGGTTCTACCGCTTTTGCAGGAGATTTTCAAGGATTACGCTCTTTCCGATTTGAACGTGATCGCCCTCCAGCTAATGCTTCCATTTCATCATATCGTAGTCGAACCGGGTTTATACGGGAAGTATCTCAACGCAGATTTTTTCGACGAGAATCAGCGAAGGAGAAAGATAAATCAGATGGTAGATCTGGTCCTAGCCAGATTTGATAAGGAGGGAGAACAATGA
- a CDS encoding flavodoxin domain-containing protein, protein MKKKTLVAYATKRGSTAEIAEKIGEVLKRRQIQVDVLPVREITDLSPYKTVILGTAIYIGLWRREAVKFLKRYTDELAEMTLWIFLSGPAGEGDPLELLDGWRFPESMRPMIERIKPVEITCFGGRIESGKMNIFEKMIIKNVGAKIGDFRNWGSIASWANRID, encoded by the coding sequence ATGAAAAAGAAAACTTTGGTAGCTTACGCTACCAAGCGTGGTTCAACCGCGGAGATAGCAGAAAAGATCGGAGAGGTTCTCAAGAGAAGACAGATACAGGTAGATGTGCTGCCTGTCCGGGAAATTACAGATCTTTCTCCATACAAGACAGTGATACTTGGAACGGCGATTTATATAGGACTTTGGAGAAGAGAGGCTGTCAAGTTCTTGAAAAGATACACGGACGAGCTTGCAGAGATGACCTTGTGGATCTTCCTCAGTGGTCCTGCAGGGGAGGGAGACCCCCTGGAATTGCTGGACGGCTGGCGTTTCCCCGAATCTATGAGACCGATGATAGAGCGAATAAAGCCAGTCGAAATAACTTGCTTCGGAGGAAGGATAGAGAGCGGCAAGATGAATATCTTCGAGAAAATGATAATAAAAAATGTTGGGGCCAAGATTGGCGACTTCCGCAACTGGGGAAGTATCGCTTCGTGGGCTAATAGAATTGACTGA
- a CDS encoding PH domain-containing protein has translation METIVFKFSLPTSAIMLNIGIVVFVAVIFVFSLFKTKGWQKTLSLIITGGLLVFFVFLFLVFPFTNAVKFDGENVVLNALPFGRKTIAIDSAEIVGIIDWTEERDFEPTVRTNGASTGLYKVGWFRLRNGSKAFIMTARSEVFVMKYEETFYLISPDELQEFAGVISSN, from the coding sequence ATGGAGACAATCGTGTTCAAGTTTTCATTACCCACATCTGCGATCATGCTGAATATTGGAATCGTTGTTTTCGTTGCGGTGATATTCGTTTTCTCTCTATTCAAGACAAAAGGCTGGCAGAAGACTCTTTCGCTAATCATCACGGGCGGTTTGTTAGTCTTCTTCGTATTTCTCTTTTTGGTATTCCCATTCACAAACGCCGTGAAATTCGATGGCGAAAACGTAGTTCTGAATGCACTTCCCTTCGGAAGAAAGACGATAGCGATAGATTCGGCTGAAATCGTTGGAATTATCGACTGGACTGAAGAGAGGGACTTCGAGCCGACGGTAAGAACTAACGGAGCATCTACAGGTCTATACAAAGTGGGCTGGTTCCGACTCAGAAATGGTTCCAAGGCCTTCATCATGACTGCAAGATCGGAAGTCTTCGTCATGAAATACGAGGAAACATTCTACTTGATCTCTCCGGATGAGCTTCAGGAATTTGCGGGTGTGATTTCTTCGAATTAG
- a CDS encoding formylglycine-generating enzyme family protein, with amino-acid sequence MKKAVVVVVSIISIAVLVTVLVLVLTPKKESPPVQSIVDMILVEKGTFTMGDTWGTGWDEERPAHEVTISYDFHIGKHEITFELYDLFCQETERTLPEDEGWGRGQRPVINVSWMDAAAFCNWLSEREKLPKAYDSNGYFLDKDGKVTTDPSKVVGYRLPTEAEWEYAARGGNKSEGYIYSGGNEPDLVAWYSDNSGDITHEVGQKSPNELGIFDMSGNVSEWCSDAYDAFFYRRSPGKDPYNQVLGNKSIRGRAWWDGIVRVTSRSYNSPNSEASICGFRICRNVS; translated from the coding sequence TGTCCTGGTACTGACCCCCAAGAAGGAGTCTCCGCCTGTTCAAAGCATCGTGGACATGATCCTGGTCGAGAAGGGAACCTTCACAATGGGAGACACGTGGGGAACCGGCTGGGACGAGGAGCGGCCGGCTCATGAGGTCACAATATCCTACGATTTTCACATCGGTAAGCATGAGATAACCTTTGAGCTTTATGATCTTTTTTGTCAAGAGACGGAAAGAACTCTGCCGGAAGATGAAGGCTGGGGACGTGGGCAGAGGCCGGTGATAAACGTCAGCTGGATGGATGCGGCGGCTTTTTGCAATTGGTTAAGCGAGAGAGAGAAACTTCCCAAGGCATACGATTCAAATGGCTACTTCCTGGACAAGGACGGAAAAGTAACGACAGACCCTTCAAAAGTAGTTGGCTACAGGCTGCCTACAGAAGCTGAATGGGAATACGCTGCCAGGGGAGGAAACAAAAGTGAGGGATACATCTACTCGGGTGGAAACGAACCGGACCTTGTAGCGTGGTATTCCGATAATTCGGGAGACATAACACATGAAGTTGGACAGAAGAGTCCAAACGAACTGGGTATATTCGATATGAGCGGAAACGTATCGGAATGGTGTTCCGATGCATATGACGCCTTCTTCTACAGAAGAAGCCCGGGAAAAGATCCGTACAATCAGGTGCTGGGCAACAAATCGATCCGTGGAAGAGCCTGGTGGGACGGCATCGTCAGAGTAACAAGCCGCAGCTATAACTCACCAAACAGTGAAGCCAGCATTTGTGGGTTCAGGATCTGCCGGAACGTCAGCTAA